One window of the Nothobranchius furzeri strain GRZ-AD chromosome 3, NfurGRZ-RIMD1, whole genome shotgun sequence genome contains the following:
- the LOC107384037 gene encoding uncharacterized protein isoform X3: protein MAEDTDNATALAQFICYVLYCSMVLHTRCAQSLVVMILSEGRRRREMIARNASNTVAAAVQFQLSRLPQVTRSCWMRVRSKDWWERVVMKEFSDPEWKESFRMTRSSFHKLCGYMEGVLSPQDETVRAPIPLEMRVAIVLYKLASCAEYRVVANQFGVHKSTVKKFVYAFCKGMVFGCIDGTHIPIVPPSDRYQDFVNQKGWPSYVLQAVVDDLYQFWNINCKMPGRAHDANVLRQSALFSQAHRLPKEPRDIHGTAVDLFLLGQPAYPLTKWLMKGYTHSPHITAEQESFNVYLSCARTTVEIAFGRLKSRWQVLMKRSDFHHTFTPHVIATCCALHNFCESEEEHVVPAWTAESERLGHQFPQPAVQVYSTAEDSEGVRARLALTEYIVRSLMVTPLLRRIMTSSGLRRSCSTCPVHCSPQRQPGCD from the exons ATGGCCGAAGATACAGACAACGCCACCGCTTTAGCACAGTTCATCTGTTATGTACTGTACTGCTCGATGGTGTTACACACCAGATGCGCACAGAGTCTTGTCGTGATGATATTATCAGAGGGCAGAAGACGTCGTGAAATGATAGCGAGGAATGCTAGCAACACAGTCGCTGCAGCGGTCCAGTTCCAACTGTCTCGACTCCCACAGGTCACTCGTTCGTGTTGGATGCGGGTCCGGAGCAAAGACTGGTGGGAGAGAGTGGTTATGAAAGAGTTTTCCGATCCTGAGTGGAAGGAGAGTTTTCGGATGACACGCAGCTCATTCCACAAGTTGTGTGGCTACATGGAGGGAGTTTTGAGCCCCCAGGATGAGACTGTTCGAGCACCGATACCACTGGAGATGAGGGTTGCAATTGTTCTGTACAAACTCGCAAGCTGCGCGGAGTACAGAGTTGTCGCCAATCAGTTTGGTGTCCATAAGTCCACCGTGAAGAAATTTGTGTACGCCTTCTGCAAAGGAATG gtCTTCGGCTGCATCGATGGAACGCACATCCCTATAGTGCCACCGAGTGATCGCTACCAGGACTTTGTGAACCAAAAAGGATGGCCGTCATACGTACTGCAAGCGGTGGTGGATGACTTGTATCA ATTTTGGAACATAAACTGCAAGATGCCCGGACGTGCTCATGATGCAAATGTCCTCAGACAATCTGCCTTGTTTTCCCAGGCACATCGGCTACCAAAG GAACCCAGAGACATCCACGGCACAGCAGTTGACCTCTTCCTGCTGGGACAACCTGCTTATCCACTCACAAAGTGGCTAATGAAAGGATACACACACTCTCCACATATAACAGCTGAACAAGAGTCATTCAATGTCTACCTAAGTTGTGCTAGAACTACAGTGGAGATTGCTTTTGGAAGGCTGAAATCACGCTGGCAGGTGTTGATGAAGAGAAGCGATTTTCACCATACGTTCACCCCTCATGTCATCGCCACCTGTTGTGCTCTACACAATTTCTGTGAGAGTGAAGAAGAGCATGTTGTTCCTGCCTGGACTGCTGAATCTGAGCGTCTTGGACACCAGTTTCCCCAGCCCGCTGTGCAAGTCTACAGTACTGCGGAGGACAGCGAGGGTGTGAGAGCCAGGCTTGCCTTAACGGAGTACAT agTAAGATCTTTGATGGtcactcctcttctgagaaggataatgacatcttctgggctcagaagaagCTGCTCGACTTGCCCAGTCCACTGTTCTCCACAGCGCCAGCCTGGCTGTGACTAg
- the LOC107384037 gene encoding uncharacterized protein isoform X1 — MAEDTDNATALAQFICYVLYCSMVLHTRCAQSLVVMILSEGRRRREMIARNASNTVAAAVQFQLSRLPQVTRSCWMRVRSKDWWERVVMKEFSDPEWKESFRMTRSSFHKLCGYMEGVLSPQDETVRAPIPLEMRVAIVLYKLASCAEYRVVANQFGVHKSTVKKFVYAFCKGMVTSVIHHFIKVPTPEEALTIAHRFEQKFYIPQVFGCIDGTHIPIVPPSDRYQDFVNQKGWPSYVLQAVVDDLYQFWNINCKMPGRAHDANVLRQSALFSQAHRLPKEPRDIHGTAVDLFLLGQPAYPLTKWLMKGYTHSPHITAEQESFNVYLSCARTTVEIAFGRLKSRWQVLMKRSDFHHTFTPHVIATCCALHNFCESEEEHVVPAWTAESERLGHQFPQPAVQVYSTAEDSEGVRARLALTEYIVRSLMVTPLLRRIMTSSGLRRSCSTCPVHCSPQRQPGCD, encoded by the exons ATGGCCGAAGATACAGACAACGCCACCGCTTTAGCACAGTTCATCTGTTATGTACTGTACTGCTCGATGGTGTTACACACCAGATGCGCACAGAGTCTTGTCGTGATGATATTATCAGAGGGCAGAAGACGTCGTGAAATGATAGCGAGGAATGCTAGCAACACAGTCGCTGCAGCGGTCCAGTTCCAACTGTCTCGACTCCCACAGGTCACTCGTTCGTGTTGGATGCGGGTCCGGAGCAAAGACTGGTGGGAGAGAGTGGTTATGAAAGAGTTTTCCGATCCTGAGTGGAAGGAGAGTTTTCGGATGACACGCAGCTCATTCCACAAGTTGTGTGGCTACATGGAGGGAGTTTTGAGCCCCCAGGATGAGACTGTTCGAGCACCGATACCACTGGAGATGAGGGTTGCAATTGTTCTGTACAAACTCGCAAGCTGCGCGGAGTACAGAGTTGTCGCCAATCAGTTTGGTGTCCATAAGTCCACCGTGAAGAAATTTGTGTACGCCTTCTGCAAAGGAATGGTAACGAGCGTCATCCACCACTTTATCAAAGTGCCCACACCAGAAGAAGCGCTGACAATTGCGCACAGATTCGAACaaaaattttacattccacaggtCTTCGGCTGCATCGATGGAACGCACATCCCTATAGTGCCACCGAGTGATCGCTACCAGGACTTTGTGAACCAAAAAGGATGGCCGTCATACGTACTGCAAGCGGTGGTGGATGACTTGTATCA ATTTTGGAACATAAACTGCAAGATGCCCGGACGTGCTCATGATGCAAATGTCCTCAGACAATCTGCCTTGTTTTCCCAGGCACATCGGCTACCAAAG GAACCCAGAGACATCCACGGCACAGCAGTTGACCTCTTCCTGCTGGGACAACCTGCTTATCCACTCACAAAGTGGCTAATGAAAGGATACACACACTCTCCACATATAACAGCTGAACAAGAGTCATTCAATGTCTACCTAAGTTGTGCTAGAACTACAGTGGAGATTGCTTTTGGAAGGCTGAAATCACGCTGGCAGGTGTTGATGAAGAGAAGCGATTTTCACCATACGTTCACCCCTCATGTCATCGCCACCTGTTGTGCTCTACACAATTTCTGTGAGAGTGAAGAAGAGCATGTTGTTCCTGCCTGGACTGCTGAATCTGAGCGTCTTGGACACCAGTTTCCCCAGCCCGCTGTGCAAGTCTACAGTACTGCGGAGGACAGCGAGGGTGTGAGAGCCAGGCTTGCCTTAACGGAGTACAT agTAAGATCTTTGATGGtcactcctcttctgagaaggataatgacatcttctgggctcagaagaagCTGCTCGACTTGCCCAGTCCACTGTTCTCCACAGCGCCAGCCTGGCTGTGACTAg
- the LOC107384037 gene encoding uncharacterized protein isoform X4, protein MAEDTDNATALAQFICYVLYCSMVLHTRCAQSLVVMILSEGRRRREMIARNASNTVAAAVQFQLSRLPQVTRSCWMRVRSKDWWERVVMKEFSDPEWKESFRMTRSSFHKLCGYMEGVLSPQDETVRAPIPLEMRVAIVLYKLASCAEYRVVANQFGVHKSTVKKFVYAFCKGMVTSVIHHFIKVPTPEEALTIAHRFEQKFYIPQVFGCIDGTHIPIVPPSDRYQDFVNQKGWPSYVLQAVVDDLYQFWNINCKMPGRAHDANVLRQSALFSQAHRLPKEPRDIHGTAVDLFLLGQPAYPLTKWLMKGYTHSPHITAEQESFNVYLSCARTTVEIAFGRLKSRWQVLMKRSDFHHTFTPHVIATCCALHNFCESEEEHVVPAWTAESERLGHQFPQPAVQVYSTAEDSEGVRARLALTEYIST, encoded by the exons ATGGCCGAAGATACAGACAACGCCACCGCTTTAGCACAGTTCATCTGTTATGTACTGTACTGCTCGATGGTGTTACACACCAGATGCGCACAGAGTCTTGTCGTGATGATATTATCAGAGGGCAGAAGACGTCGTGAAATGATAGCGAGGAATGCTAGCAACACAGTCGCTGCAGCGGTCCAGTTCCAACTGTCTCGACTCCCACAGGTCACTCGTTCGTGTTGGATGCGGGTCCGGAGCAAAGACTGGTGGGAGAGAGTGGTTATGAAAGAGTTTTCCGATCCTGAGTGGAAGGAGAGTTTTCGGATGACACGCAGCTCATTCCACAAGTTGTGTGGCTACATGGAGGGAGTTTTGAGCCCCCAGGATGAGACTGTTCGAGCACCGATACCACTGGAGATGAGGGTTGCAATTGTTCTGTACAAACTCGCAAGCTGCGCGGAGTACAGAGTTGTCGCCAATCAGTTTGGTGTCCATAAGTCCACCGTGAAGAAATTTGTGTACGCCTTCTGCAAAGGAATGGTAACGAGCGTCATCCACCACTTTATCAAAGTGCCCACACCAGAAGAAGCGCTGACAATTGCGCACAGATTCGAACaaaaattttacattccacaggtCTTCGGCTGCATCGATGGAACGCACATCCCTATAGTGCCACCGAGTGATCGCTACCAGGACTTTGTGAACCAAAAAGGATGGCCGTCATACGTACTGCAAGCGGTGGTGGATGACTTGTATCA ATTTTGGAACATAAACTGCAAGATGCCCGGACGTGCTCATGATGCAAATGTCCTCAGACAATCTGCCTTGTTTTCCCAGGCACATCGGCTACCAAAG GAACCCAGAGACATCCACGGCACAGCAGTTGACCTCTTCCTGCTGGGACAACCTGCTTATCCACTCACAAAGTGGCTAATGAAAGGATACACACACTCTCCACATATAACAGCTGAACAAGAGTCATTCAATGTCTACCTAAGTTGTGCTAGAACTACAGTGGAGATTGCTTTTGGAAGGCTGAAATCACGCTGGCAGGTGTTGATGAAGAGAAGCGATTTTCACCATACGTTCACCCCTCATGTCATCGCCACCTGTTGTGCTCTACACAATTTCTGTGAGAGTGAAGAAGAGCATGTTGTTCCTGCCTGGACTGCTGAATCTGAGCGTCTTGGACACCAGTTTCCCCAGCCCGCTGTGCAAGTCTACAGTACTGCGGAGGACAGCGAGGGTGTGAGAGCCAGGCTTGCCTTAACGGAGTACAT ATCTACGTGA
- the LOC107384037 gene encoding uncharacterized protein isoform X2, with amino-acid sequence MAEDTDNATALAQFICYVLYCSMVLHTRCAQSLVVMILSEGRRRREMIARNASNTVAAAVQFQLSRLPQVTRSCWMRVRSKDWWERVVMKEFSDPEWKESFRMTRSSFHKLCGYMEGVLSPQDETVRAPIPLEMRVAIVLYKLASCAEYRVVANQFGVHKSTVKKFVYAFCKGMVTSVIHHFIKVPTPEEALTIAHRFEQKFYIPQVFGCIDGTHIPIVPPSDRYQDFVNQKGWPSYVLQAVVDDLYQFWNINCKMPGRAHDANVLRQSALFSQAHRLPKEPRDIHGTAVDLFLLGQPAYPLTKWLMKGYTHSPHITAEQESFNVYLSCARTTVEIAFGRLKSRWQVLMKRSDFHHTFTPHVIATCCALHNFCESEEEHVVPAWTAESERLGHQFPQPAVQVYSTAEDSEGVRARLALTEYMSVNFPLRRPLL; translated from the exons ATGGCCGAAGATACAGACAACGCCACCGCTTTAGCACAGTTCATCTGTTATGTACTGTACTGCTCGATGGTGTTACACACCAGATGCGCACAGAGTCTTGTCGTGATGATATTATCAGAGGGCAGAAGACGTCGTGAAATGATAGCGAGGAATGCTAGCAACACAGTCGCTGCAGCGGTCCAGTTCCAACTGTCTCGACTCCCACAGGTCACTCGTTCGTGTTGGATGCGGGTCCGGAGCAAAGACTGGTGGGAGAGAGTGGTTATGAAAGAGTTTTCCGATCCTGAGTGGAAGGAGAGTTTTCGGATGACACGCAGCTCATTCCACAAGTTGTGTGGCTACATGGAGGGAGTTTTGAGCCCCCAGGATGAGACTGTTCGAGCACCGATACCACTGGAGATGAGGGTTGCAATTGTTCTGTACAAACTCGCAAGCTGCGCGGAGTACAGAGTTGTCGCCAATCAGTTTGGTGTCCATAAGTCCACCGTGAAGAAATTTGTGTACGCCTTCTGCAAAGGAATGGTAACGAGCGTCATCCACCACTTTATCAAAGTGCCCACACCAGAAGAAGCGCTGACAATTGCGCACAGATTCGAACaaaaattttacattccacaggtCTTCGGCTGCATCGATGGAACGCACATCCCTATAGTGCCACCGAGTGATCGCTACCAGGACTTTGTGAACCAAAAAGGATGGCCGTCATACGTACTGCAAGCGGTGGTGGATGACTTGTATCA ATTTTGGAACATAAACTGCAAGATGCCCGGACGTGCTCATGATGCAAATGTCCTCAGACAATCTGCCTTGTTTTCCCAGGCACATCGGCTACCAAAG GAACCCAGAGACATCCACGGCACAGCAGTTGACCTCTTCCTGCTGGGACAACCTGCTTATCCACTCACAAAGTGGCTAATGAAAGGATACACACACTCTCCACATATAACAGCTGAACAAGAGTCATTCAATGTCTACCTAAGTTGTGCTAGAACTACAGTGGAGATTGCTTTTGGAAGGCTGAAATCACGCTGGCAGGTGTTGATGAAGAGAAGCGATTTTCACCATACGTTCACCCCTCATGTCATCGCCACCTGTTGTGCTCTACACAATTTCTGTGAGAGTGAAGAAGAGCATGTTGTTCCTGCCTGGACTGCTGAATCTGAGCGTCTTGGACACCAGTTTCCCCAGCCCGCTGTGCAAGTCTACAGTACTGCGGAGGACAGCGAGGGTGTGAGAGCCAGGCTTGCCTTAACGGAGTACATGTCAGTAAATTTCCCTCTGCGCAGACCTTTGCTTTAA